The genomic DNA ATCGGCAATAACTGTAAACGTCTGGTCAACAAAGTTGTCATTCCGTTGTGAACGCGCCATAAAATTTAAGCTAAGCTACAAGTTAAGATTATTGTACTCCCATGGATACTCCCGTGCACTATTTGCAAATAGGTCTTCCCCCCGAACTATACCAACGCCTCTGCCAGCGCGCCCAGGCAGCAGGACAATCCCCCGAAGCAGCAGTGATGGAGGCTGTCCAGTCCTGGCTTGACCCCCAGGGAATGGCGAGTTTGGAAAAGCGGCTGGAAAATTTGATCGACCGGCGCATCGCTGCCCTCAGGGCGGAATTTTTGGGCATAACGGAGAGTAAACCCAGTGCTGTGCCCCCCTATCATCCTATCCGTCCTCTGCAGGTGGGGGATATTGTACAAATTCGGGAGGTGGGCAGCCCCTACTACCTAGAAAAGTTGCCAATTACCAAGGTGGGTATCATCCGTGCCTATGTAGCAACCAGGGAAGGGGAACGCAGTTTTTTGAAGCGGGATTTGCGTTTGGTAGAACCACAGGTAGATAACCCATGAAGAAAATTACACCAACTGCGCAGTAAAGGATGGCAGGCTATGTCTTAATCCTAGCGATTTTGGTATTGGGTGGTGTGATTGCCACTGTAGGCGACCGTCTTGGCTCTAAGGTGGGGAAGGCTCGTCTGAGTATATTTAACTTGCGCCCCCGCAATACAGCGACTCTCATTACCATCTTGACGGGCAGTGTGATTTCCTCTGCTACCGTGGCAATTTTATTGGCAACTAACAGTCAACTGCGGGATGGGCTGTTTCGTCTAGGGGAGATTCGCAGGGAGTTAGACCTTACCCAGGGGCAAAAGCGCCAAGTAGAAGCAGAGTTAGACTTAGCAAGAAGGCAAAAACAAATAGCCCAGGGAGAGCTTAATGCTATCAATCGCTCTTTGCAGGAAGCACTCACCCGCCAGGCAGAAACAGAAACTCAGTTGCAACAGGCAGAAGCTGAATTGTCCTCTCTCCAGGCAGAGTTCAAACGGGTGCAAGACCAGGAAGCAGAGTTAAACGATCGAGTGCAACAACTGGCACAGGAGCAAGATGTCCTGGTAGGGGAAAAAAACAAACTCACAGAGGAGCGCAATCAACTGGCAGCAGAACTGCGGAAAATAACAGCAGAGACAAAGACATTAAGAGGACAGGTGCAGGCTTCCCAACAGATTCTCCAAGACCTGACGCAACAACAGGAGCGGCTCAAACAAGAAATCCAAGCGCTGGAGACTACCAGGGACGTTCTGACTAAAAGTATTGGTACGCTGCGCCAGGGAGGGGTACGCATTACTAAAGACCAGGTGTTAGCTGCTGTTGTCATTCCCGCTAATCTGTCGGTGACGGAGCAGAGACAGTCTATATTGCAGCTTTTACAGTTAGCAGACCAAAGCGCTCGCCAGGAGTTGGATTTCCCCGACAATACCCCCGTTATCCTCAGTGTGACACCGACGGACATCGATCGCATTATTGCCCGCCTGCAGGTGGAACAGGAAAAGAATCGGCAACTCCCACCCCCCCAGCGCAGTGACAGTTTTATTGTCCGCATTCGCTCGGCGGGGAATTATCTGCGCAAGGAGACAAATATTGCTATCAGTGCTGACATTGACCACAACCGCCTGATTTTTGCCCAGGGTGCCACGATCGTGTCTTTGCCCTTTAATCCCTCTATGACGGATGCGGAGTTGGAGGAACAATTCAACAAATTATTCCGCCTAGTTAGATTTCGTGTCGTGCAAGAAGGGGTAATCCCCAATCCAGAAACAGGGGAAATTGGTCGGTTTGGCGGTTCCCTCCTGGAATCTAGTACCAATTTAGTGCAGTTGGTCAAGGAAGTAAAACAAAGACAGCAACCCGTGGAAATCCGTGCTATTGCCAAAACTAATATTTTCCGTGCTAGTTCTCTGTCACGGCAGTTGGCACCGATCGAGTTAGTGATTGTAGAAGACGGTAAGGAAGTGGCACGTTTTGGCTAGGGCAGCTCTAGGTGCTCGATCGTTTGTTGCACAAATTTCTGTAAAAGTTCTTCCTTCTGTGCTAGGGCAAATTGTTTCTGCACTACTTCAGTAATGCCCCCGTCTCCCCATTGACCTTGTTGAGCAAAGTAGGTCTGAAAGCTCCTACCAGCAACGCGCGTTAAATAAGCTGCGGCTAATCCCCCCACGGCACTTTTTACCACAACTCCCACAGGATTGACAGTTAATGCAGTGTTCATGATTTGTATGGCAGTTTTTGTCAGTCCCAGCCCCGTCATGGTTTGTATCAGGGATTTGACTAACTTTTGCCCGTCTTCCCAACTGATGTGACAGTCATAAACCTGGGCAATGTCTAACACCATTTGCGTATGCACTGCTGCTGTCGCTAAAAAATCAACTAAGGGGAGGGGATTGGCTACTACTGCCGTCGCTACTAACCATTGATACCGATCAATGATGGCTTGGGTCTGTCTTTCTCTCTGTTGGGTTAAGAGGGATCGGGCTTCTGTGGTCAGGGTTTGGCATTGGAGCAAGACGTTATCAGCTATGAGTTCCTGGCTCTGGGTGGTGAGAATTTGCTCTAGGACAGCCACTAAGGGAGCGAGTTTAGGGGGGGGGTGATAGATTTCCCCTGTAGGGAGAGTAACAGCGGCGGGACGGGCAGCAATAGCTACGGTGGCAATGTCTAGGTTGGCTTGCTGTAGACGGGTTTTGATGTTGGTACAGATCTCTGTCTGTTCTGCCTTTGTATAGCGGTCAACCTTGTTCAAAACGAGGACGATCTTTTTACCTAGTTGGTAGAGTTCCTGCAGGAGCTGGAATTCCGTCTGGCGTAGGTCTTCCTCAATAACGAACAAGAGTAGGTCGGCTCTAGTGGCAATTTTGCGTGCCAATTCTTCCCGCGCCTCTCCCCCTTGCCCCATTTCTAAAATGCCCGGACAATCCACAATACTGACAGTGCAGTTGCCAATCTGGAGAGGACGATACTTTACCCCAATTTCTGTTGTACCCATAGTAGGAGCAACTTGACCCTGCTCCCGCCCCAACAGAGCATTGACCAAAGCGGTTTTGCCCGCTGACCCCACCCCAAACACTACTAGCTGTGGCTCCTGCTCCTCGATCGTTTGCTTTAACTTCTCTGTCCGTTGCCGCAGTGCCCCTTGGCTAACCTGGTCACGAATTTTTTGCAACTGTTCTTCCAGGGCAACTAAGTTTGCCTGGGCTGCTGTCAATTTGTCGCGGAATCTGGGAATAGCAGGGGAGGATGGGCGAGGACGGAGGAACCGCCAACCGAGAATAGTAACTATCCCCACCCCCAGGAGAGCAAGGGGAGAAAAAATGAACAGGCTAACCCCTACTGCCAGGGCAAGTAAGCTCAGCCATAATCTAGCCCCCTTCAACTCCTTGCCCCCCCAACCATCTCTGCCGATAAATTAACTCTAGGGTGTTACCCGATCGGCGAAAGATGTTCACCTGCTCCCAGTGCCATGCCAAAAACAACCGCTGAAAGCCCAGGGTAAAAATGGCAATAATTAACCCCGCTGCCGTGGAGATCAAAGCTTCCGCAATCCCCTTGGTCAAATTGCCCGACTGAATATTGCTGGCGACATCCCCGATCGTGATATTGCTGAAAGAAGTAATCAAGCCCGTGACGGTCCCCAACAGCCCCAACAAAGGGGCAATGGCAATCACTGCTTCCAACACCTTTTCGCCGCGGAGCATGAGGGCTAGTTCCCGATCGGCAGCACTTTCCAACGCCAGGCGCAACAAGTCTGGGTCAGGGTTTTCCAAAGCCAAGGCACTATACAAAAAGCGACCAACGGGATGGTCTTGACACTTGGCTGCTAAGTCCCGGGCCTGTTGCCAGTCCCCTGCTGCCGCCTCCAGGATTTGCTGAATGTGGAAATTCTCCTTCGCCAAAAGCTGGGTCCAAAACCACGCCTGTTGCAAAATTGTCGCCAGGGAGAGTACAGACAAAAACAACAGGGGATACATTACTAACCCCCCTGCCACAAACAATTCTTTCATTGGGCTGTTAACAATCGCGCTTGCAGGGGTCCCATGACCTTGAGTTGCTCCCGCATCCAATTTTCAAACATCTCCTCAATTAACTGCCGACGGGTCGATTCGTCCAACTGGGCAGGGAAAAACTTTTCTAGGCGCACAATCACATACCAATCCTCTAACCGCATGGGGGGCCACAACTGCCCTGGCTGACTCACTTGTAGCGTCCGCGCAATTACAGGATGGGGTGCTGTCAAAGGGGAAGGGCCTACTAAACCTCCCGTTGCCGCCTCCGCCCCCTGGGAATACTGCTTAGCTAGGTCAGAAAAGGACTGCTCTCCCTCACTAATACGGAAATACAATTCCTGGGCAATGCCTAAATCCTTAGTGCGAATCAGAGAGTACAATACCCGATCGAGGGCGGCTTTGCGGGTGAGGAAATAGGCTTCTACTTTTTTGCCAAACACTGCTTGCTTAAATTTCTCCAGGCGGGCGGGACGTTCAATCAAGGCTTTTAACTGCTGTTCATCCATACCTTGGCTAGCTAGCCAGGCTTGTTTTGCTTCCGCAGTGGTGAGTTTGTTCTGTTCGTAAAACTGTTGTACGTAATTAGTGGCTTCTTCCTCTGTGAGGGGATATTCAGCGATCGCGTCATCAATGATCATGCCCCGCACTAACTGGGGAAGTAATTGATATTTCCCCAACAAGTCCATCAGCTCCGAGGCTTTAATGATGCGATTACCCACCTGGTAAATATCCGCCATAATCCCACATCTTGTTTTACAGGATTGATTTTACCCTCTCCCCACACCAAAGCGACAAAAGTTAGGATGTTTAACCTATTCTCAGGGCTGCATCATTTGTCGGTGTGATAAAGATCAATTGAGACAATGCTCCTGGTAAGATGCCTACTACTTCCCCGATGGGGTTATTATTGCCAATGCGAATCAAAGTGTTTCCCCCTACTGCCTCTAAGCGCAGATCGGCAGGGGTAATGTTATCTGCCACAACGATAATCTCATCTCCCTGGGCTGCACTGAAGTCAGCAATCCGATCGGTATTAGTGTCATCGGCTCTCAGCACAAATGTATCTTTCCCTGCACCGCCAATTAGAATGTCAAAGCCCAAATCGCCAATTAAGGTGTCATCGCCATTGCCCCCCAACAATGTGTCGTTACCCTGTCCACCGCGCCCAAAGTCGTTGCCATTGCCCCCCTCCACACTGTCGTTGCCCTTGTTGCCATTGAGAATATCGTTCCCTTCTCCCCCCAGGATGGTATCTTCCCCCTGTCCACCCCGCAAATAATCTGCCCCCGCTGCCCCTGAGAGAAAATCATTCCCCTCATTGCCGTTAACTACATCCCGATCGGGACTACCAAGCAGGGTATCATTCCCCCCCAGAAGGCGGACACCAGAGAAGGCATTGGCAGCAATTTGTCGGTTATTAGGGTCATTCAAATCCAGTCGGTTATTGTTGTTATCAGCATCAGCAAAGGGCAAACCTAAATTGGCACGGTTGACAAAGTTAATAAAGTCATTCAACAAGCCAGCCTGATTTTCCAGGATAATGTTGCTCTCCCTGAAAGGAATAATGCCCCCCGTCACCTTGGCAGCGGTAATCCGATCGCCTTGGCGAATTCTTTGGACGTTGTCAAAGCCACTGATCACCTCCCCGAAGACAGCATAAGCCCCATCCAAACTAGGCTGGGGAGTGAGAGTAATAAAGAATTGGGAAGAGGCAGAATCGAGGGCAGGCGTACGCGCCATGGAAATTACCCCCTGTTTGTGGGGCAGTTCTACCGGTGGGGTCACAATTTGGTTAAGTGTAGGTTGGGGTGCACCCTTGGCTTTGATTTCTAAGGGGATAGTACGTTCTCGCCCCGTCAGGGGGTCAACAAAACCTCCTCTCCCCAGGAGATTGGGAGGGAAATTAGGGTCTTTGCTGTTGGGGTCACCGGCTTGTACCACAAAATTAGGGACAACGCGATGGAAAGTAATACCGTCATAGAAACCCCGCTCCACTAGGTCGATAAAGTTGCCTGCCGTAATTGGTGCATCGATGCCGTTGATTTCTACCTCGATCGGTCTGCCGTTGACTGCGATTGTGACTACTGCTACCCCACTGAATACAGGACGGGCTGCCATATCTCCCTCCAATCTTGCTGCACTCTACCATATAGTCGCATTGAAAATATGGGTATGTTCCCTTAAGATAGGCCCTATTGCAGGGGAGATAGGCAATGGAACCGCAACTCAAGGATCATTTAGAAGCCCTACTCAATATACCAGGGTTAGTCTTGCAGTTAACTGAAGAGGGGGACAGCCTAATAGTAGTCCTCAACCGCTCCCAGCCCCATCACTTAGACTATGTGACCATAGTCGATCGGGTCATCGATGAGATAGAGCTAAACCTGCTGCCCTATAAATCGGTGCAGTTTTACAGCCGCGTTTTGGGAGAAGAGGAACCGGACTGGACTCGCACCATTCCCCTGGGTCAGCAACGGGGTACAGCAACTGTAATTATTTCCTCCAGCCATACTCTCCACCGAGACAGCGGCAAGACGCACGTCATAGACAATGAAGAACAAGAAGAGGAATTTAACCTACCAAAACCTCGGCTGCCCCAACGCCAACCCCATAAACCCCAACCTGCCCGTCCTGCTCAAAAGCCAGCAGAAGTAGCAGCTCCTACTGTGATGGCACCCCGTACCTCAGAGCCACCCAAAAAAGAGGATGAAGAAGTTGCTGCCGAAACTCAGGTTGTCACTCCTTCCCCCCCAGCCCGCCTCAAGCCCCCAGAACCAGTGCCTAACCCTGTACCTGCTTCACCTTTGCCCTGGCGATCGGTGCTGCTTGCGGGAGCGGTAGTGGTAGTGGTAGGTGCGGCGGGTTGGCTATTGTGGCATAGAAACCAGTCTAAACCTAAAAAAGCCAGTACAATGCCCTATGTAGTTTTTTGCTTGGCAAACCGCGATGTTGGAACCGCGAACCTATTTCTTTGTCGCTGCTAGTCGTAAATTTCTCTTGGAAACCGAACCCCTGCAGGAGTCCCTGGCAGAGCGCCGCCGTAATTACCAGGCTCGCCACAAAGAAATTGACTTCTGGTTTGTAGAATGTCCTGCCTTCCTAGATGCCCCTGAATTTGCTGCCCTCAAAGCCCAGATTCCCAGCCCCGCCGCCGCTGTCATTTCCACTGACCCCAAATTGATCACCTGGTTAAAATTGCGGTTAGAATTTGTAGCCAAAGGCGAGTTTATTGCTCCTTCCCCTAGTATTCCTGACCCTCTAGCTAGTCGAGAGCCATGCGGTCATTCCTCCTGAGTCTACGCCGCTGGTGGGCGGGTTTTACCCTGCAGACAAAGTTGATGGCGGTGTTAACGATCGGTGTCTCCCTGCTCATGAGCGCCATTACTTTTTGGGCAGTCAATGACATTCAGACTGATGCCCGCCTCAATGACACCCGTTTTGGTAAAGACCTAGGCTTGTTATTGGCAGCGAATGTTTCTCATCTGGTTGCTACAGACAATCGGGGCGAGTTGGCGAGGGTGACCAAGAATTTTTTTGAAAGTAGCTCCAGCATTCGTTACATTTTTTACGCCAACCCTAAGGGGGAAGTCTACTTTGGCATTCCCTTTGATGCAGTGGATCAAGAAACAGGCTTGACCCTACCCCGCCGCCTGCAGCTGCCAGAAAACTTACTGGAATCTGACCAACCCTTTGTGCGCCAGCACGAAACACCCCAGGGACAGGTGACCGACGTGTTTGTACCCCTGCGCGACCAAGACCAAGCCGTTGGCATCTTAGCGATGGGTATCAACCCCAATCCCGCGGTGGTAGTGTCTTCTAGCTTGACCATGGATGTAACCACAGCAGTGTTTGTATCGATTTGGGCAATGGTCATCCTGGGGGCAGCTTCTAATGCTGTGACAATTACTAGACCCATCCGCGAATTAGCTGCGGGCGTACAAAATATTGCGGCAGGGAACTTCCAACAGCGGATTGATTTACCCTTTGGCGGTGAGTTGGGGGAATTGATTCGCAGCTTTAATGAGATGGCAGAACGCCTCGCCCGCTATGAAGAGCAAAACATCGAGGAACTGGCAGCCGAAAAAGCTAAGCTAGAGACCCTAGTTGCCACAATCGCCGATGGGGCGATTCTCCTGGATTTAGAACTAAAGGTGGTCTTGGTCAATCCTGCTGCCCTCAATATCCTAGGGTGGCAAGGGGCTATAGGACAAAATATCCTCAATCTACTCCATCCTGCTGTGGAAGAAGAAATTGGTCGTCCCTTGATGGAAATTGCCGCAGGGGAAAGGGCAGGGGGAGAATTTCGCGTCACTATCAATGGCGAGGGAGAAACCAACCGCTCTTTGCGATTTTGGCTCAACCGCGTTCTCAGTACTAGTAACACCCTTAAGGGTATTGCCATCACTGTGCAGGACATCACCAGAGAAGTGGAACTCAATGCTGCCCAAAGTCGCTTCATTAGTAATGTTTCCCATGAGTTACGTACACCACTTTTCAACATCAAGTCGTTCATCGAAACACTATACGAATATGACGACCAGCTGACTCCCGAACAAAAGCACGAATTTTTAGAGACTGCTAACAGGGAAACCGATCGTCTTGCCCGCCTGGTTAACGATGTTTTAGATTTATCGCGCCTAGAGTCAGGACGGAGGTATCGCTTCGACCCCACGGACATAAACCTAGTCATTGAGCAGACCCTACGCACCTACCAACTCAATGCCCGCGACAAAGGTATCACTTTGATCAAAGAAACCTCCCCTAACCTACCCAAAGTTTGGGGGAACTACGACATGTTGTTACAGGTGATGGCAAACCTCGTGGGCAATGCTCTCAAATTTACTCCCGCTGGCGGCAAGGTCTATATCCGAGCCTATAGCTGGGAAGAGCAAAATATGAACGACCCCCAACGATCGGTGCAACGGGTCAGGGTAGAAGTGGAGGACACAGGCATTGGCATCGAACCAGAACATCAAAAACGGATATTCGATCGTTTCTTTCGTGTAGAAAACCGTGTGCATACCCTGGAAGGAACAGGCTTGGGGTTATCGATCGTGCGCAACATTATTGAGAAACATCACAGCTCTGTACATTTGAAGAGCGAAGTGGGGGTAGGGACTACTTTTTGGTTTGACTTAAGCGTCTATCAAGACAAGTGCGATTTAAGCTTACCTGAAGTGGTCGAAGTTGATCATCAACAAGCTTGAAAAGCAGCTAGGGTTGCCATAACAAGAGTTTCAAAACCTACCATAAATAGCTAAGTGGGAGATTAGAGAGTTTTCACAAATCCACCGATCGGGGAACAGGGTTAAACAACTGTTTAAGTTTTAGCTACCAACCAAAGGCAGTCAAAAGGTAAGCTAATTTTGCCAAACGAGTTTGCATGATCGAAATACCGCAACAATATGCAAGGGAATCTTCAGACTAATCATCATAGGTAATTTCCTCTGCCTTGACACCCGTTGCATTTTCGAGCCATGTGAGATTTTTAGTCGAGCTTGGTCATCCAAGTAATATATGGTGTGGTAACTCTTTTCGTCACTTCCATCTTTCCCACCTCTAATCGTGATGTACATTTGATAGGGATTAACAACAATCCTTTCCACTAATCCCAAACAATCTTCGTTTGTATACTTTGAAAAAACTTTACTCTTTCTATAGGTTATCTTGCCCGATCGTTTATCAAACTCCCAGTACTCAGCAGTATCAAATAGCCAACCCAGTAACAGCCCAAGTAAAAAGGGCATAGTAGTCAAGGTTGCAGGAATTACTATGAAAGTATCAATTTTAATTCTTCTATACCATCCTTTAGTTAAATCCCCTACCCTCATATCTCTTGACCAATAAAGGGATTTTGTTGAGTTCTCCAAAATATAGTTGTTGATTTTACTGACAACCTCCCTCTGCTGTTGACATTTAGGTCTATAATAGGGTTCCTTATCCTGAAATAGCTCTAAATTCTCAATTCTGGTACCATCTCTCTTGATAAGGGAGACATTACAGATTCTTCCAGGTCCATCAATTTCTCCATCATCATCATAGTCAATGTTAACTGTTACCACTGATGAAGTGGCACCTCTAATGGGTGCAGAGTACAATAATCTCTTCTTACCCTCTAAGTCTGTTCCCTCCAACTTGCAATTGACGAAGTACTGTTCTGGCTTTTCACAAGTCATTTCATATAAATAGCCACGATTTGACCGTTCTTTTAAGGAGTTATAGAATTGTACAATGGGTGGCACAAGGAATATACTAATAGTAGTTACAGCAACCATTGAATTGATGATAATTCCCCTTAGAACCAGAAACTTGAGGCTTCTAGTGGAAAGCACTAGCTTTTGCTCTGAGTATTCCACGATCGATACCCTTGCCACTGCCCTTCCCCAAAACTTTCATCGCAAGCCTATCATAGACGTCCAAGTGGGTAGGCATCCCTTCACAAAGTTTTCATAAAATAAAAAAAGCCCCCCGATCGGGGAGCAGAGTCAAACAACTGTTTGGTTTTTAGCTATCAACCGAAGGCAGTAGCGGTAGAGGCAATCACAAAGGCGGCATAGGTGAAGATATAACCCACTGTAAAGTGAGCCAACCCTACCAGGCGAGCTTGCACGATCGATAGAGCTACAGGCTTATCCTTCCATTGCACTAGGTTAGCGAGAGGTGTGCGCTGGTGTGCCCATACCAGGGTCTCGATCAGCTCTTGCCAGTAACCGCGCCAGGAGATGAGGAACATAAACCCAGTTGCCCACACCAGGTGACCAAACAGGAACATCCACGCCCACACGGAGATGTTGTTCATACCGTAGGGGTTGTAACCGTTGATCAACTGGGAAGAGTTCAACCAGAGATAGTCCCGCAACCAACCCATCAGGTAAGTGGAAGACTCATTGAACTGGGCTACGTTGCCTTGCCATACTGCCAGATGCTTCCAGTGGAAATAGAAGGTCACCCAACCGATCGTGTTGAGCATCCAGAACATAGCCAGGTAGAAAGCATCCCACGCAGAGATGTCGCAAGTACCACCCCGACCAGGACCGTCGCAGGGGAAGCTATAGCCAAAGTCCTTCTTGTCAGGCATCAGCTTAGAACCACGGGCATCCAGGGCACCTTTTACCAGAATGAGAGTGGTAGTGTGCAGACCGAGAGCGATCGCGTGGTGTACCAAGAAGTCCCCAGGACCAATAG from Pseudanabaenaceae cyanobacterium SKYG29 includes the following:
- a CDS encoding DUF3084 domain-containing protein; amino-acid sequence: MAGYVLILAILVLGGVIATVGDRLGSKVGKARLSIFNLRPRNTATLITILTGSVISSATVAILLATNSQLRDGLFRLGEIRRELDLTQGQKRQVEAELDLARRQKQIAQGELNAINRSLQEALTRQAETETQLQQAEAELSSLQAEFKRVQDQEAELNDRVQQLAQEQDVLVGEKNKLTEERNQLAAELRKITAETKTLRGQVQASQQILQDLTQQQERLKQEIQALETTRDVLTKSIGTLRQGGVRITKDQVLAAVVIPANLSVTEQRQSILQLLQLADQSARQELDFPDNTPVILSVTPTDIDRIIARLQVEQEKNRQLPPPQRSDSFIVRIRSAGNYLRKETNIAISADIDHNRLIFAQGATIVSLPFNPSMTDAELEEQFNKLFRLVRFRVVQEGVIPNPETGEIGRFGGSLLESSTNLVQLVKEVKQRQQPVEIRAIAKTNIFRASSLSRQLAPIELVIVEDGKEVARFG
- a CDS encoding DUF697 domain-containing protein, with protein sequence MKGARLWLSLLALAVGVSLFIFSPLALLGVGIVTILGWRFLRPRPSSPAIPRFRDKLTAAQANLVALEEQLQKIRDQVSQGALRQRTEKLKQTIEEQEPQLVVFGVGSAGKTALVNALLGREQGQVAPTMGTTEIGVKYRPLQIGNCTVSIVDCPGILEMGQGGEAREELARKIATRADLLLFVIEEDLRQTEFQLLQELYQLGKKIVLVLNKVDRYTKAEQTEICTNIKTRLQQANLDIATVAIAARPAAVTLPTGEIYHPPPKLAPLVAVLEQILTTQSQELIADNVLLQCQTLTTEARSLLTQQRERQTQAIIDRYQWLVATAVVANPLPLVDFLATAAVHTQMVLDIAQVYDCHISWEDGQKLVKSLIQTMTGLGLTKTAIQIMNTALTVNPVGVVVKSAVGGLAAAYLTRVAGRSFQTYFAQQGQWGDGGITEVVQKQFALAQKEELLQKFVQQTIEHLELP
- a CDS encoding MotA/TolQ/ExbB proton channel family protein, with translation MKELFVAGGLVMYPLLFLSVLSLATILQQAWFWTQLLAKENFHIQQILEAAAGDWQQARDLAAKCQDHPVGRFLYSALALENPDPDLLRLALESAADRELALMLRGEKVLEAVIAIAPLLGLLGTVTGLITSFSNITIGDVASNIQSGNLTKGIAEALISTAAGLIIAIFTLGFQRLFLAWHWEQVNIFRRSGNTLELIYRQRWLGGQGVEGG
- a CDS encoding peptidylprolyl isomerase, with product MADIYQVGNRIIKASELMDLLGKYQLLPQLVRGMIIDDAIAEYPLTEEEATNYVQQFYEQNKLTTAEAKQAWLASQGMDEQQLKALIERPARLEKFKQAVFGKKVEAYFLTRKAALDRVLYSLIRTKDLGIAQELYFRISEGEQSFSDLAKQYSQGAEAATGGLVGPSPLTAPHPVIARTLQVSQPGQLWPPMRLEDWYVIVRLEKFFPAQLDESTRRQLIEEMFENWMREQLKVMGPLQARLLTAQ
- a CDS encoding peptidylprolyl isomerase; amino-acid sequence: MAARPVFSGVAVVTIAVNGRPIEVEINGIDAPITAGNFIDLVERGFYDGITFHRVVPNFVVQAGDPNSKDPNFPPNLLGRGGFVDPLTGRERTIPLEIKAKGAPQPTLNQIVTPPVELPHKQGVISMARTPALDSASSQFFITLTPQPSLDGAYAVFGEVISGFDNVQRIRQGDRITAAKVTGGIIPFRESNIILENQAGLLNDFINFVNRANLGLPFADADNNNNRLDLNDPNNRQIAANAFSGVRLLGGNDTLLGSPDRDVVNGNEGNDFLSGAAGADYLRGGQGEDTILGGEGNDILNGNKGNDSVEGGNGNDFGRGGQGNDTLLGGNGDDTLIGDLGFDILIGGAGKDTFVLRADDTNTDRIADFSAAQGDEIIVVADNITPADLRLEAVGGNTLIRIGNNNPIGEVVGILPGALSQLIFITPTNDAALRIG
- a CDS encoding DUF2488 family protein; its protein translation is MLEPRTYFFVAASRKFLLETEPLQESLAERRRNYQARHKEIDFWFVECPAFLDAPEFAALKAQIPSPAAAVISTDPKLITWLKLRLEFVAKGEFIAPSPSIPDPLASREPCGHSS
- a CDS encoding cell wall metabolism sensor histidine kinase WalK encodes the protein MRSFLLSLRRWWAGFTLQTKLMAVLTIGVSLLMSAITFWAVNDIQTDARLNDTRFGKDLGLLLAANVSHLVATDNRGELARVTKNFFESSSSIRYIFYANPKGEVYFGIPFDAVDQETGLTLPRRLQLPENLLESDQPFVRQHETPQGQVTDVFVPLRDQDQAVGILAMGINPNPAVVVSSSLTMDVTTAVFVSIWAMVILGAASNAVTITRPIRELAAGVQNIAAGNFQQRIDLPFGGELGELIRSFNEMAERLARYEEQNIEELAAEKAKLETLVATIADGAILLDLELKVVLVNPAALNILGWQGAIGQNILNLLHPAVEEEIGRPLMEIAAGERAGGEFRVTINGEGETNRSLRFWLNRVLSTSNTLKGIAITVQDITREVELNAAQSRFISNVSHELRTPLFNIKSFIETLYEYDDQLTPEQKHEFLETANRETDRLARLVNDVLDLSRLESGRRYRFDPTDINLVIEQTLRTYQLNARDKGITLIKETSPNLPKVWGNYDMLLQVMANLVGNALKFTPAGGKVYIRAYSWEEQNMNDPQRSVQRVRVEVEDTGIGIEPEHQKRIFDRFFRVENRVHTLEGTGLGLSIVRNIIEKHHSSVHLKSEVGVGTTFWFDLSVYQDKCDLSLPEVVEVDHQQA